One Callithrix jacchus isolate 240 chromosome 4, calJac240_pri, whole genome shotgun sequence genomic window, ttttaaatacttcaaCTGGGGGACATGTGACTGGGGACAGGAAGGAAAGCTTTGGGGGCTACTCCAGGTAAAACCATTGGAGTACGAAAATGATTATGTTCTGTGCCTTATCTCAATGTCTGGTTACATGGGCTGTGTcacttttggggtttttttgggggggttttttgagatagggtctcacactgttgcccaggctggagtgcagtgacctgatctctgctcactgtagcctcaacctcccacgctcaggtgatcttcccacctcagcctcctgaatagctgagacatGAGtggcatcaccatgcccagctaatttttgtattttttgtggagatggagttttgccatgttgcccaagctggtctcaaattcctgcacTCAAGAgttccacctgcctgagcctcccaaagtgctgggattacagctgtgagccagcacacccaacCAGCATGGGCTGTTTTATGTTGATGGGAAACTGGTAGCTTATGGCTTCAAATatagtttttcttccttctcagctGGAGTATGAGCGCCAAGTGGCTTCATTAAAAGCAGCCAGTGCAGCTGAAAATGACTTCTCCGTGTCCCAGGCGGAGATGTCCTCCCGCCAAGCCATGTTAGAAAATGCATCTGATATCAAGGTTAGGTCTCAGGGGGCCCCTTCTAGTCCACTTACCTAGGGAAGAGCCAGTTCTCTCATCTTTCCTGAGTGGCTGTGGTGTGTGAATGGGTTAGTTCAGTGGGAAGAAAGATTGGAGACATTTTCCACACCTTGGGTTCTGCCAACTTGAGCAAGCAGATAGAAAAACCAGTAGAAGTGGGGTCTACCCTCAGCAGAAAATAGTGTGGGACAGACTAGACTAGCTGAGGATGCATGGGACTCCCATTACAGGCAGTAGACAGGGTGGGGACCAGCTGTGGGGAGTGGAAGGGGATTATGCTGGAGGTAATGGTTTGTCAGAGGCTTCCCTGCAGGGAGAAGGTGGTTGCTCCTGTCCCAAAGGGAGAATTTTCATGTgcttttccctttcctctgcccCCTCTCTCCTGATGGCTACAGCTGGAGAAGTTCAgcatctcagctcatggcaaggAGCTGTTCATCAATGCAGACCTGTACATTGTAGCTGGCCGCCGCTACGGGCTGGTGGGGCCCAATGGGTGAGAAGAAGAGGGACCTAGAGGCAAAAAAAGGGCAGGGGCctggagggaaaagaagaaatttctcaGTGGTGGCCTCGTCCTAATAGCTTTCATTCCCCAGCAAGGGCAAGACCACGCTTCTCAAGCACATTGCCAATCGAGCCCTGAGCATCCCTCCCAACATTGATGTGTTGCTGTGTGAGCAGGGTGAGGCCAGTGGGGAGAAAAAGGGCTTGGTGTGATGGGCAGTTGGGTAGAAAAGCCAGCCAAGAATAGAAGAAATTGTGGCTATGGggttggaaaggatgtggaggGAGACTGGGGACCAGGAAAGGGATGCTAACAAAAGGAGGGGAGAGTCAATGAGGAACTTGAGAATGTTTCATTTGGAACAAGTAAAATATGCTGGGCAGGGTCAGGCGAAACAGAAATGCAACTGAAGGGAAAGAGGGATGAGACTTTTGGCTCTTGAGGCTGCCTGACTGTtctccctctgcttcccagaggTGGTAGCAGATGAGACGCCGGCAGTGCAGGCTGTTCTTCGAGCTGACACCAAGCGATTGAAACTGCTGGAAGAGGAGCGGCAGCTTCAGGGACAGCTGGAACAAGGGGATGACACAGCTGCCGAGAGGCTAGAGAAGGTAGAGGAGATGGCGCAGGGGACACGGGCTAAAACTCGGGGGTTCCTGGGGCCCTCAGACATgtgtcctcttctccctcctcccaggtgTATGAGGAATTGCGGGCCACTGGGGCAGCAGCTGCAGAGGCCAAAGCACGGCGGATCCTGGCTGGCCTGGGCTTTGACCCTGAAATGCAGAATCGACCCACACAGAAGTTCTCAGGAGGCTGGCGCATGCGTGTCTCCCTGGCCAGGTGGGCCATTCAACTCGCTGCCCTCCCTTCCAATCTCAGACCACCAGggccctttcccttctcctcatTCTTCAACGCCAATAGTGAGGCTCAAGGCTTACCTCTCTTTCCTTACTGTGTTGTGAGAACTTAGggtctttctctatttctctcccTACCTGGTGGTGTGTTCTCATCAACATATCctgcagctgggcgcagtgggttatgcctgtaatcccagcactttggaaagcagaggcaggaggattatcttgaacccaggagtttgagaccaggctgggcaacatagggagaccctgtctctacaaaaagttttaaaattagctggacatggtagcgcACActtgtggtcacagctactctggaggctgaagtcgaagtatcacttggacctgggggattgaggctacagtgagccatgattgtgccactgcgtgccagcctgggcaacagagtgggagcCTGCCTTGGAAAAAATTAAACCACATCCTGCCCAAGAACTTCTCTGAGGAGAGCTTGGGAAGGAGTGTTCATGGTCTCAGGCTCTATCTCCCTGTTTTCTCTGGGGTTGTCCAAGCAAGGATCTTTCTCTCCCTGACCCTACCCTCTGCTACCCACCCTCTAGGGCACTGTTCATGGAGCCCACACTGCTGATGCTGGATGAACCCACTAACCACCTGGACCTTAATGCTGTCATCTGGCTCAATAAGTGCGTTGCCCGTGATTACGGCCTTTGCATCATTTGGTTCCCATTCAGCCCTTCCCCGTCCCTCCCTGCCCTCTTTTCCTTTAGCCCTTCTCCACTATGCCTATGACAGCTCTATCCAgacctccctctttccctcccagcCCCCATTGTCTGCCTGCTTCCCCTGACTTATCTCTCACTTGACTGTTGTGACACTTACACCCTTTTCTCTGAAACCCAGCTACCTCCAGGGCTGGCGGAAGACCTTGCTGATCGTCTCCCATGACCAGGGCTTTTTGGATGATGTCTGCACTGATATCATCCACCTCGATGCCCAGCGGCTCCATTACTATAGGGGCAATTACAGTAAGTAGGATTGTATGTGGATACAGGGAAGAGATAGGACCTGAAGAGAGGCCTGGATGGGAGGGTGTATTTAGATCAACTGAATCCTGTCACAATTCCAGACAGTGATGCCTACCCCATCATCACTAGTCCCTGGTTGTCCCTTTGCTGGGGAGAGGAGCAACCACTGATGCCCAGTCCCCTCTTCTGCCCCAGTGACCTTCAAAAAGATGTACCAGCAGAAGCAGAAAGAACTGTTGAAGCAGTatgagaagcaagagaaaaagctGAAGGAGCTGAAGGCAGGCGGGAAGTCCACCAAGCAGGCAGTGAGCACTTGGGGGACTTCTGGGCGGGGGGGCACTCTTCTCTCCtgacagaggaggaagaaggagactCGAACAGTGGCCTACCTTTGGAGGACTGCTGTGCAGGGTgcagatttctcttttttccctcttcctctctagGAAAAGCAAACGAAGGAAGCCCTGACTCGCAAGCAGCAGAAATGCCGACGGAAAAACCAGGATGAGGAATCCCAGGAGGCCCCTGAGCTCCTGAAGCGCCCTAAGGAGTACACTGTGCGCTTCACTTTTCCGGATCCCCCGCCACTCAGCCCTCCCATCCTGGGTCTGCATGGTGAGTGCTGTGGACTTCTGCTGCTCTGCAGGAAGCACCAGAGGCGGTGTGCACCCTTAATTCTCCACCAAGGCTGGGATTGCTCCTGTTCTCCAAGGCCAGCACATCAGAGGAACTGTGCAGTGACTGAAAACAATATTGCTTCTTTTCCTGGCTTTCAGGTGTGACATTTGGCTATGAGGGGCAGAAACCACTCTTTAAGAACCTGGATTTTGGCATCGACATGGATTCACGGAGTGAGTTGGCAGGGGTGGCTCAGGAATGTGCAGCAGGAGCCACAGGGAGAGTCTCTGGGGACCTCTTTGACCACCTGTCTTCCATCTCGCAGTCTGCATTGTGGGCCCTAATGGTGTGGGGAAGAGTACACTACTCCTGCTGCTGACCGGCAAGCTGACACCGGTGAGTGCTGGAGCCAAGAAGGGAGAACATGAGAAATGTGAAAACACAGGTGCTTGCCAGAAGGTGAAATCAGGGAGCTTCTCAAGAATGGAGAGTTAAATACAGAACTCATCATAGATGATTCATTTCCCTAAGAGGGACAGTAGAGGAGGAGAATAGCTTAGATCAGTTCAGGAGAGCTAAGAGAATTGGGATCACATTTATGTGTTTTGGTCATACGAGAAATATATGTCTATTAGAGAACGATTAAAAATTGcataaatgggccaggcacggtggctcatgccagcagtttgggaggccgaggcaggcagatcacctgaggtcagaagtttaagaccagcctggccgacatggtaaacCCCTTCTCtgttaaaattacagaaaatagccaggtgtagtggcacgcatctgcagtcccagctactcagaaggctgacgcagaattgctggaacctaggaggcagaggcttcagtgagctgaggttgtaccattgcactccagcctgggcaacacagtaagactgtctcaaaaataaaattggcctagcacagtggctcacgcctgtaatcccagcacttagtgggaggctgaagcagatggatcgtttgagctcaggagttaaagaccagcctgagcgacgtggtgaaatcccatctctactaaaaatccaaaaattagccaggcaaggtggtgagcgactatagtcccagctactcaggaggctaagggaggagaattgctcaaGCCCAACgggtagaagttgcagtaagccaaggtcatgccactacacttagcctaggtgacagagtgagactccatctcaaaaataaaagcttaagTCTAGAGAAAAATCTTGAGATAACTAGTATAAATGTTTTGGTGgatatctttctccttttttcctttgcaaatgtgcatataatttttttaacaaaaatgggcTGTCATGAATTGTTTTGCAGCTAGATTTTTCCAAATAATATGCATCATGCATTTTTCCATGCTAATAATATACAAACACTTATTTTGTATGAATCTAccattttatttgaacttttgTAATATAGTGCTTCTGAAAGTTTGTAGGCATTTCTGCCCCCTCAGAGTGTTTAGAGGCCATTTTCTCACATCCAGAGATTAGATCTTTAGAAAGATGTTATTAGATCCTCCCCAAAACTCTAAACTCACCACATGAGGCCGTTACAATGTATTGTGAGTCTTTGCTGTATAGAGAGCAGGTGTTTAGCTATGGTTAGTCCCTCCTGCTTGTCCCTTTTGTCCTCCCTCCATTCTGCTTCTCTTACTCCTCTTTGGCCCCTTACACCTTTACTTTGCTCAGTGTGCCTTTGTCATATTAGGGAGAACAtccctgtttcttctctttttttttttttttttgagaccgtctcactctgttgccaaggatggagtgcaagtggcatgatctcagcaacctccgcctcctgggttcaaatgattcttgtgcctcagcctcctgagtaactgggattataggcatttgccaccatgcccagctaatttttttttgttgagtcagTCTTaatctgtcgccaggcaccaggcaggaatgcagtggtacaatttcggctcaccacaacctccgcctcctgggttcaagcaattctcctgcctcaatctcctgagtagctgggactacaggcacacgccaccacacccagctaatttttgtatttttagtagagacagggtttcaccatgttggccaggatggtttcgatctcttgacctcgtgatccgcctgtcttggcctcccaaagtactgggattacaggcttgagccaccgcgcccgatcccagctaattttgtatttttagtagagatagggtttcgccatgttggccaggctggtcttgaactcctggcctcaagtgcctcctgacctgcctgccttggcctcctaaagtattgggattataggcgtgagccaccacgcctggcccctgtttcttttcttttcttttttttttttttccttgtgcatACTTGTACCCTGGCCCATTTCTGGTGTTTGTCTCCCCTTCAGAAAAGTTGGTGTATGGAGCTGCAGTGCCTTTTCCCCTTTGCCCTCCTCTTAACTGCTTTCTCTTCCCTTGCAGACCCACGGGGAAATGAGGAAGAACCACCGGCTGGTAAGTTGGCTTTGGGATTTAGGGAATGAAAATCTAATGGAGGAAGTGTGACTTTAAGTGACCACCTCCCTCTCTTCTTGGGCAGAAAATTGGCTTCTTCAACCAGCAGTATGCAGAGCAGCTGCGCATGGAGGAGACGCCCACTGAGTACCTGCAGCGGGGCTTCAACCTGCCCTACCAGGATGCTCGAAAGTGCCTGGGCCGCTTCGGCCTGGAGAGTCACGCCCACACCATCCAGATCTGCAAACTCTCTGGTACCATTGTGGGACCAGGGAGGGTGCCCTTCACCTTATCATTCGTGTCTACAAACTGTACCTAGAGGAACCAGGAATGAGGAAATCTCAGCACACAAACTGGCACATCTTCAGGGTTTGCCTTTAGAATGTGAGGTGGTAGAAGGTATGACAGCCCTCCTCTTCCTTTGCTACAGGTGGTCAGAAAGCACGAGTTGTGTTTGCTGAGCTGGCCTGTCGGGAGCCAGATGTCCTCATCTTGGTGAGTGAGCTGGGCTGTGGGAGAGGGGTTAAGGGTAACAGTAATGGAAGATGGGAGTTGCTGTGCTCAATCATGGAATTCCTCCTCTGTAGGACGAGCCAACCAATAACCTGGACATAGAGTCTATTGATGCTCTGGGGGAGGCCATCAATGAATACAAGGGTGGTAAGTCAGCTGAGAGTGTGCCCTCCCCTCATGGGGACCAGGCTGTAGTGTCCTTCACTACAAAAGGGCCTAGAGCTCCCTTATTTCATGCTCTgattcccctcttcctcctttcttcctgcccTCTGTTCTTGCCATCTTTCTTCAAAGCTGTGATCGTTGTCAGCCATGATGCCCGACTCATCACAGAAACTAACTGCCAGCTGTGGGTGGTGGAGGAACAGAGTGTTAGCCAGATTGATGGTGACTTCGAAGACTACAAGCGGGAGGTGTTGGAGGCCCTGGGTGAAGTCATGGTCAGCCGACCCCGAGAGTGAGCTTTCCTTCCCAGAAGTCTTCCAAGAGACAAGCTTGTACGGCTTGAAGTCCCCTGTTGTCTCCCTTTCTCCTCTGAAGACTGCCTCTGACCTGCAGCTGACCTGGCAACCACTCAGACACATGAAGGTGGAATGTGACCTTGATGTGACCAGGATACCACTCTGATTGCATCCATTTCTCTGAAAGACTTGTTTGTTCTACTTTTCTTCAGATAACTGACCTGGCCTTATCCTTGGCATCCCTGTAAACAAGCAGAGGTGACCACCTTATTGTGAGGTTCCATCCAGCCAAGTTTATGTGGCCAGTTGTCTGAAGACTCATCACTGAGAAGCCTGCCTCTGGTTCACCCTACAGCTTCAGGCCCAGCTGCCCCCTGGTCTTTGGGTGGTGCTGTTCTTTTCTGGTGGATTTAATGCTGACTCATTGGTACAAACAGCTGTAGAAGCTCAGAGCTGGAGGTGAGGGTCTGAGGCCTTTGTCATTATCCAGCCCAAGATTTGGTGCCTGCAGCCTCTTGTCTGGTTGAGGACTTGGGGGCAGGAAAGGAATGCTGCTGAACTTGAATTTCCCTTTACAaggggaagaaataaaggaaaggagttGCTGACATATGTCACTGTTTGGAGATTGATGGGAGTTGGAACTATTCTCAGTCTTGATTTGCTTTATTCAATTTTCTAGTAGCTTTTAACAGTCCTTTCTTTCCCAGTAAGGCAGATGCATCTTATTTGCAGTCTTGCTGAACTTTGGACAGTGTTTGCTGTTTGAGGATCATAGGATCCCTTTTCCTCGACCCTTCACACAAGGAAAAAGCACAGTGATCGTACTCTGCCTCTTGGAACTTGTCTCTTTCCtacctgccccccaccccccacatcccctgagtttgagtgattctcctgtctaagcctccctagtagctggtattagaggtgtacaccaccaggcccagctaattttttgtatttttaatagagaaggggtttcaccatgttagtcaggctaatctcgaactcctgaccccaaacaattcacccaccttggcctcccaaagtgctgggattacacctgtgagccagtgtgcccaagttcgtgtgtgtgtgtgttttgtattttgagacagggtcttgctctgttgcccagactggagtgtactgcagtctcaacctcctgactcaagcaatccttccacctcaacctcttgagtggctgggactacaggtgcataccatcatactcagctaattttttatttttagtactagGCAAGGTCCtgctatactgcccaggctggtttcaaactcctggcgtcaagcaatcttcctgcctaagcctcctgagtggctgggactacaggtatgtgccaccacacccagctaatttttttttatttttagtagagacagtgtcttgctatgttgcccaggctggtcctggcaattgcaagcaatcttcctgcctcaacctctcaaagtgttgggattataggcatgagccaccatgcctagccagaaTTTGGGTTTCGTCCAAGCTAATCTCATGAATGAGGAGGTGCTTTGCTCTGTGGTCAGGGACCAGAGTATTGGTCCTCTCAAAGTTATTAAATCATCCAGCCAACATGTACAGTACTGTGGGGTATACATAAGAAGGGAAAAGACGAGATCTGCCTTCATTAATAGTCTGGTTAGAGAAGActttaaaataagcataaataGATCATGTAATTTGATCAATTGCCTAATATATAGTACTCTAGCTTCTAAGTTGCcacatactcaaaaaaaaaaaaggaaaagattgtcCAGGGCTTATTTGGCAGAGTCACTTGAGGGTGGACCTTGAAAGATGATTtgaagccgggcacagtggctcacgcctgtaatctcagctcttggggaggctgaggtgggcagatcaggaggtcaggagtttgagaccagcctggtcaacatagtgaaaccctgtctctactaaaattagccaaacatggtggcaggcgcctgtaatcccaactactcaggaggctgaggcaggagaatcacttgaacccggaagtcaggttgtaatgagctgagcataccattgtcctccagcctgggcaacagtatgagactccactaaaaaaaaaaaaaaaggaaaaatgatttgAATAATCAGGGACCAGGGAGCCGTTTTTCAGAACTAGGAAAAGTAGTCTAAGGCTTGAGAGGAAGAACAAGCTCTCTGGGAGTTAATGGGTGATAGCTGGTTTGGCCATTTTTCTTAGAGTTAGGCTGGGAGATGGGTTTGGAAAGTAAAATAGAAACAGTGGATAGTGGTATTAGGTGGTGATGTGCAAGGTGTGTTACAGAAACTTGCAGGGCGAAGCCCATAACTTTTGTCATGGGAATGAGATAATTCAATCCTGAACTAGGTAGGGGAGATAGGGAtgcaaagaaaaaaggcagatggAAAGAACAGATACGGAGGGTGGGGAGAAGAGAGCGATAGGAGAATGTATCCAGTTCCAGAGGAATATGGAGAGCTGTCTGGCTAAGACTTAACTGTTCAGACATTTAATTTGGGGAAATTATTTTCCAGCCAAGAGAATAAATTATACTGGACCTCAAGTGCAAGCTTCATAAAGGGAGTGAAGGTTTGGTGTGGGAACAGCTGCATAGGCAGTTAGGGAACACTCTAGAAATAAGGAAACATACCTTGTACGCAATTTGAGGGGGAAAACTCGGGGTCTTGGCAGTGGCCTTGGACAAGCTACTTAGCCTCTTGATACCTCTTTTCACAACTGTAAAGTGAAGGTGATAGTACCTACTTCACCAGGTTACCAGGGGATTTGATTGTACTTGCCTTAAAaatcttttgcttttgttatatgtattttatattacactctttttttctttttttgtagatggagtcttactctgttgctcaggctggagtgcagtggctcaatactggctcactgcaacctccatctcctggattcaagcagtcctcctgtctcagcctcccgagtagtagctgggattaacaggcatgcaccaccacacctggttaattctttttttttttttttttgagacggagttttgcttttgttacccagactggagtgcaatggcgcgatctcggctcaccgcaacctccacctcctgggttcaggcaattctcctgcctcagcctcctgagtagctaggattacaggcacacgccattgtgcccagataactttttgtatttttagtagagacggggtttcaccatgttgaccaggatggtctcgatctcttgacctcatgatccactcgcctcggcctcccaaagtgctgggattacaggcatcagccaccgcgcccagccaagttttataattttggtagagatgaggtttcaccatgttggccaggctggtctgaaactcctgacctcaggtgatccgcctgccttggcctcccaaagtgctggaattacaggcatgagccactgtacccaggctATACTTTCTCCCAGACTgaagttcaatggtgcaatcttggctcaccgcaacttctgcctcccaggttcaagcaattctcctgccttagcctcctgagtagctgggactacaggcgtgcgccaccacacccagcaaatttttttgtgtttttagtagaaacggggtttcaccatgttggccaggatggtctcgatctcctgacctcatgatctgcccacctcggcctcctaaagtgctgggattacaggtgtgagccaccgcgcccggccccaggctatacattttttttttttcctcaaaaccttattcttaaatgtacaacagggccaggcgcggtggctcacacctgtaatcccaacactttgggaggctgaggcggggggatcacaaggtcaagagattaagaccatctgggtcaacatggtgaaaccccgtctctactaaaaatacaaaaattagctgggcatggtggtgcacgcctgtagtcccagctactcaggaggctgaggcaggagaattgcctgaacccagaaggcagaggttgcggtgagccgagatcgtgccattgcactccagtctgggtaacaagagcgaaactccatctcaaaaataaataaataaataaatgtgcaaCAGCTCCAAGACAACACAATTCCAGCTGTAGGTGGCAAAAGATGCTATGGCAGAGAATACAGATGTTTACGGATGAAAT contains:
- the ABCF1 gene encoding ATP-binding cassette sub-family F member 1 isoform X2 is translated as MPKGPKQQPPEPEWIGDGESTNPSDKVVKKGKKDKKIKKTFFEELAVEDKQAGEEEKVLKEKEQQQQQQQQKKKRDTRKGRRKKDVDEDGEEKELMERLKKLSVPASDEEDEVPAPKPRGGKKTKGGNVFAALIQDQSEEEEEEEKHPKPAKPEKNRINKAVSEEQQPAFKDKKGKEEKSKGKAKPQNKFAALDNEEENEEEEIIKEKEPPKQGKEKAKKAEQGSEEEEGEEEEERGESKSDDPYAHLSKKEKKKLKKQLEYERQVASLKAASAAENDFSVSQAEMSSRQAMLENASDIKLEKFSISAHGKELFINADLYIVAGRRYGLVGPNGKGKTTLLKHIANRALSIPPNIDVLLCEQEVVADETPAVQAVLRADTKRLKLLEEERQLQGQLEQGDDTAAERLEKVYEELRATGAAAAEAKARRILAGLGFDPEMQNRPTQKFSGGWRMRVSLARALFMEPTLLMLDEPTNHLDLNAVIWLNNYLQGWRKTLLIVSHDQGFLDDVCTDIIHLDAQRLHYYRGNYMTFKKMYQQKQKELLKQYEKQEKKLKELKAGGKSTKQAEKQTKEALTRKQQKCRRKNQDEESQEAPELLKRPKEYTVRFTFPDPPPLSPPILGLHGVTFGYEGQKPLFKNLDFGIDMDSRICIVGPNGVGKSTLLLLLTGKLTPTHGEMRKNHRLKIGFFNQQYAEQLRMEETPTEYLQRGFNLPYQDARKCLGRFGLESHAHTIQICKLSGGQKARVVFAELACREPDVLILDEPTNNLDIESIDALGEAINEYKGAVIVVSHDARLITETNCQLWVVEEQSVSQIDGDFEDYKREVLEALGEVMVSRPRE
- the ABCF1 gene encoding ATP-binding cassette sub-family F member 1 isoform X1; the protein is MPKGPKQQPPEPEWIGDGESTNPSDKVVKKGKKDKKIKKTFFEELAVEDKQAGEEEKVLKEKEQQQQQQQQQKKKRDTRKGRRKKDVDEDGEEKELMERLKKLSVPASDEEDEVPAPKPRGGKKTKGGNVFAALIQDQSEEEEEEEKHPKPAKPEKNRINKAVSEEQQPAFKDKKGKEEKSKGKAKPQNKFAALDNEEENEEEEIIKEKEPPKQGKEKAKKAEQGSEEEEGEEEEERGESKSDDPYAHLSKKEKKKLKKQLEYERQVASLKAASAAENDFSVSQAEMSSRQAMLENASDIKLEKFSISAHGKELFINADLYIVAGRRYGLVGPNGKGKTTLLKHIANRALSIPPNIDVLLCEQEVVADETPAVQAVLRADTKRLKLLEEERQLQGQLEQGDDTAAERLEKVYEELRATGAAAAEAKARRILAGLGFDPEMQNRPTQKFSGGWRMRVSLARALFMEPTLLMLDEPTNHLDLNAVIWLNNYLQGWRKTLLIVSHDQGFLDDVCTDIIHLDAQRLHYYRGNYMTFKKMYQQKQKELLKQYEKQEKKLKELKAGGKSTKQAEKQTKEALTRKQQKCRRKNQDEESQEAPELLKRPKEYTVRFTFPDPPPLSPPILGLHGVTFGYEGQKPLFKNLDFGIDMDSRICIVGPNGVGKSTLLLLLTGKLTPTHGEMRKNHRLKIGFFNQQYAEQLRMEETPTEYLQRGFNLPYQDARKCLGRFGLESHAHTIQICKLSGGQKARVVFAELACREPDVLILDEPTNNLDIESIDALGEAINEYKGAVIVVSHDARLITETNCQLWVVEEQSVSQIDGDFEDYKREVLEALGEVMVSRPRE